A window of Solanum stenotomum isolate F172 chromosome 3, ASM1918654v1, whole genome shotgun sequence contains these coding sequences:
- the LOC125859944 gene encoding transcription repressor OFP7-like isoform X2 — protein sequence MSKLLKFRISKAISSSFHSCRSKDPCTLPQHPVPSFLQNTQFFTIDHLLFEKMIHQDNESQLISTHHDHFPIITSPSFKHHVSVTPITAAGQCSSRNGEAFSTTSDDSHTRSPSHEFKWKNEEDKWQHFVKTTSDDDTKQQPRRKISYPFIYDDSDNDEVLAEINKRQNSRKKKISTSKTKFLMMMNTTSPSSSVNENEINFTSRKANWDYYENIDITNEDEEDETETFISSSCKSHVEFSDDSSSNFSQEFDTIYKNTTRRCQKKIGYSKRRDVKNTRSNVSRGMNNIGKRLSISTSTTSSDGELPPRLSVFKKLIPCNVEGKVNESFAIVKKSEDPYEDFKSSMMEMILEKKMFEKNDLEQLLQCFLSLNAKNCHGVIVEAFSEIWKTLFSPNHN from the exons atgtcaAAACTTTTGAAGTTTAGAATATCTAAAGCTATCTCTAGCTCTTTCCATTCATGTCGTTCCAAGGACCCTTGTACACTTCCTCAACATCCTGTCCCTTCATTCTTACAAAATACACAATTCTTCACCATTGATCATCTTCTGTTCGAAAAAATGATTCATCAAGATAACGAGTCACAACTGATATCGACACATCATGATCATTTCCCCATAATCACCTCACCCTCCTTCAAACACCACGTGTCGGTGACGCCGATAACCGCCGCCGGCCAATGTAGCTCAAGGAATGGAGAAGCATTCAGTACTACGTCCGATGACAGCCACACTAG GTCACCTTCACATGAATTCAagtggaaaaatgaagaagacaaGTGGCAACATTTTGTCAAGACGACCTCCGACGATGATACAAAACAACAACCTCGTAGGAAAATCTCTTACCCCTTTATCTATGACGATTCAGACAATGACGAGGTTTTAGCAGAGATAAACAAGCGCCAAAatagtagaaagaaaaaaattagtacTAGTAAAACAAAATTCCTTATGATGATGAACACTACGTCCCCATCATCATCAGTGAATGAAAATGAGATTAATTTTACTAGTAGAAAAGCTAATTGGGATTATTATGAGAATATTGATATTACtaatgaagatgaagaagacgAGACTGAGACGTTCATATCTTCTTCTTGTAAAAGCCACGTGGAGTTTTCAGATGATTCATCTTCGAATTTTAGCCAAGAGTTTGATacaatttacaaaaataccaCTAGAAGGTGTCAAAAAAAGATTGGCTATAGCAAGAGAAGAGATGTCAAAAACACAAGATCTAACGTTTCAAGGGGCATGAACAATATTG GTAAACGGTTATCAATTTCAACGTCAACGACATCATCGGACGGTGAGTTACCTCCAAGGTTATCGGTGTTCAAGAAGTTGATACCATGTAATGTGGAAGGGAAAGTAAATGAGAGTTTTGCCATAGTGAAGAAATCAGAGGACCCGTATGAAGATTTCAAAAGTTCGATGATGGAAAtgattttagagaaaaaaatgtttgagaAAAATGATTTGGAGCAACTTTTGCAATGTTTTTTGTCATTAAATGCTAAGAATTGTCATGGGGTGATTGTTGAGGCTTTTTCTGAGATTTGGAAGACATTGTTTTCACCTAATCATAATTAA
- the LOC125859376 gene encoding uncharacterized protein LOC125859376: MKDDESIPVSTPTTAYSSLNTNSIHSKSLYDATLFGRGRYKFWALAAILLLAFWSMFTGTVSLRWSAGNLNSLSDLFDIPKSDDLDVLEMEDREKLVNHMWDVYTNSPRIRLLKFWQEAFEAAYEELNSDVAEVREAAISEISKMSIRFVHIDLPPLRSMAVRKFSQKQAESKERTATGSKL; encoded by the exons ATGAAGGACGATGAATCGATACCGGTATCTACACCGACGACGGCGTATTCATCGTTGAATACAAATTCAATACATTCGAAATCATTATATGATGCTACATTGTTCGGAAGAGGTCGGTACAAGTTTTGGGCATTGGCTGCTATTCTTTTGTTAGCATTTTGGTCAATGTTTACAGGTACTGTTTCACTCCGATGGTCTGCCGGAAACCTTAATAGTCTCTCCGATCTCTTCGATATTCCGAAATCAGATGATCTCGACGTCCTC GAAATGGAAGACAGGGAGAAGTTGGTGAATCATATGTGGGATGTGTATACTAATAGTCCTCGGATCAGGCTGCTTAAGTTTTGGCAGGAGGCGTTTGAGGCGGCCTATGAGGAGTTAAACAGTGACGTTGCTGAAGTTCGAGAGGCTGCTATATCCGAGATATCTAAGATGTCTATCCGATTTGTTCATATTGATCTGCCACCTTTGCGTTCAATG GCAGTAAGAAAATTTAGTCAAAAACAAGCTGAGAGCAAAGAGAGGACCGCAACAGGAAGTAAGTTATGA
- the LOC125860112 gene encoding homeobox-leucine zipper protein ATHB-21-like: MTGNKVDDQVELISHFYPQIYSQLAQQQEETVKPRRRRKKNKVEGRNNTSEVVMRKRKLLSEEQVNLLERSFGDQHKLETERKAKLASELGLDTHQVAVWFQNRRARWKNKKLEEEYSKLKTQHEDTIIEKYRLEDEVLKMKDQLCEAKKKIERLLLERKIDISSNNSPTSSIFSMEQSHFSLGEFGMEGQLMDDSMLFVADYQSNYVTLWDN, encoded by the exons ATGACAGGCAACAAGGTTGATGATCAAGTGGAACTCATCTCTCACTTCTATCCTCAAATTTACTCCCAATTAGCACAACAACAAG AAGAGACGGTGAAACCGCGAAGGAGAAGGAAGAAGAACAAAGTTGAAGGAAGAAACAACACTAGTGAAGTTGTGATGAGGAAGAGGAAGTTGCTTAGTGAAGAACAAGTTAATCTTCTTGAACGAAGTTTTGGGGACCAACACAAACTAGAGACGGAGAGGAAGGCCAAGCTTGCTTCTGAGCTTGGCCTTGATACTCACCAAGTCGCGGTGTGGTTCCAAAACAGGAGGGCTAGATGGAAGAACAAGAAACTCGAGGAGGAATACTCCAAGTTAAAAACTCAACATGAGGATACCATCATTGAGAAATATCGACTTGAAGATGAG GTGTTGAAGATGAAAGATCAATTGTGTGAAGcaaaaaagaagatagaaagGCTATTATTGGAACGTAAAATTGATATTTCAAGTAATAATAGCCCAACTTCATCAATATTCTCAATGGAACAATCACATTTTAGTCTTGGGGAGTTTGGAATGGAAGGGCAATTAATGGATGATAGTATGTTATTTGTTGCTGATTATCAAAGCAATTATGTGACTCTTTGGGATAATTAG
- the LOC125859944 gene encoding transcription repressor OFP7-like isoform X1, translated as MSKLLKFRISKAISSSFHSCRSKDPCTLPQHPVPSFLQNTQFFTIDHLLFEKMIHQDNESQLISTHHDHFPIITSPSFKHHVSVTPITAAGQCSSRNGEAFSTTSDDSHTSRSPSHEFKWKNEEDKWQHFVKTTSDDDTKQQPRRKISYPFIYDDSDNDEVLAEINKRQNSRKKKISTSKTKFLMMMNTTSPSSSVNENEINFTSRKANWDYYENIDITNEDEEDETETFISSSCKSHVEFSDDSSSNFSQEFDTIYKNTTRRCQKKIGYSKRRDVKNTRSNVSRGMNNIGKRLSISTSTTSSDGELPPRLSVFKKLIPCNVEGKVNESFAIVKKSEDPYEDFKSSMMEMILEKKMFEKNDLEQLLQCFLSLNAKNCHGVIVEAFSEIWKTLFSPNHN; from the exons atgtcaAAACTTTTGAAGTTTAGAATATCTAAAGCTATCTCTAGCTCTTTCCATTCATGTCGTTCCAAGGACCCTTGTACACTTCCTCAACATCCTGTCCCTTCATTCTTACAAAATACACAATTCTTCACCATTGATCATCTTCTGTTCGAAAAAATGATTCATCAAGATAACGAGTCACAACTGATATCGACACATCATGATCATTTCCCCATAATCACCTCACCCTCCTTCAAACACCACGTGTCGGTGACGCCGATAACCGCCGCCGGCCAATGTAGCTCAAGGAATGGAGAAGCATTCAGTACTACGTCCGATGACAGCCACACTAG TAGGTCACCTTCACATGAATTCAagtggaaaaatgaagaagacaaGTGGCAACATTTTGTCAAGACGACCTCCGACGATGATACAAAACAACAACCTCGTAGGAAAATCTCTTACCCCTTTATCTATGACGATTCAGACAATGACGAGGTTTTAGCAGAGATAAACAAGCGCCAAAatagtagaaagaaaaaaattagtacTAGTAAAACAAAATTCCTTATGATGATGAACACTACGTCCCCATCATCATCAGTGAATGAAAATGAGATTAATTTTACTAGTAGAAAAGCTAATTGGGATTATTATGAGAATATTGATATTACtaatgaagatgaagaagacgAGACTGAGACGTTCATATCTTCTTCTTGTAAAAGCCACGTGGAGTTTTCAGATGATTCATCTTCGAATTTTAGCCAAGAGTTTGATacaatttacaaaaataccaCTAGAAGGTGTCAAAAAAAGATTGGCTATAGCAAGAGAAGAGATGTCAAAAACACAAGATCTAACGTTTCAAGGGGCATGAACAATATTG GTAAACGGTTATCAATTTCAACGTCAACGACATCATCGGACGGTGAGTTACCTCCAAGGTTATCGGTGTTCAAGAAGTTGATACCATGTAATGTGGAAGGGAAAGTAAATGAGAGTTTTGCCATAGTGAAGAAATCAGAGGACCCGTATGAAGATTTCAAAAGTTCGATGATGGAAAtgattttagagaaaaaaatgtttgagaAAAATGATTTGGAGCAACTTTTGCAATGTTTTTTGTCATTAAATGCTAAGAATTGTCATGGGGTGATTGTTGAGGCTTTTTCTGAGATTTGGAAGACATTGTTTTCACCTAATCATAATTAA